The Burkholderia pyrrocinia genome includes a region encoding these proteins:
- a CDS encoding LysR family transcriptional regulator: MPADHRLDLNLFRVLDAVYVHGGIGAAARALHLTQPAVTHALNRLRAHFDDPLFVRQGNRVVPTERTRSIIADVQLHLKGLQGTARDPSAFDPATLDLSIAVGIRDVLESIALPRIVAAFADEAPGLRLVSRRIAVPDIERELASGNLDLVVDRRVPTGPRIATEHLLDDSLVIALRRDHPLARDPLRRGDYFAAQHIAVSSFGEPQSLDVLLGNDGRIRDIRLTCQHYFAACQIAATGDLLVTLPHTYALRMAAMLPIVVRPLPLRLKPFPLLAYWHESRDADRAHQWVRERIAALVRSSAGVADA, translated from the coding sequence GTGCCCGCCGATCACCGCCTCGACCTGAACCTGTTTCGCGTGCTCGACGCCGTCTACGTGCACGGCGGCATCGGCGCGGCCGCCCGCGCGCTGCATCTCACGCAGCCGGCCGTCACGCATGCGCTCAACCGGCTGCGCGCGCATTTCGACGATCCGCTGTTCGTGCGCCAGGGCAACCGCGTCGTGCCGACCGAACGCACGCGTTCGATCATCGCGGACGTGCAGTTGCACCTGAAGGGCCTGCAAGGCACCGCGCGCGACCCGTCGGCATTCGATCCCGCAACGCTCGATTTGAGCATCGCGGTGGGCATTCGCGACGTGCTCGAATCGATCGCGCTGCCAAGGATCGTCGCCGCGTTCGCCGACGAAGCGCCGGGCCTGCGGCTCGTGAGCCGCCGCATCGCGGTGCCCGACATCGAGCGCGAGCTCGCATCGGGCAATCTCGATCTTGTCGTCGATCGTCGCGTGCCGACGGGCCCGCGCATCGCCACCGAACACCTGCTCGACGATTCGCTCGTCATCGCGCTGCGCCGCGATCATCCGCTGGCGCGCGACCCGCTGCGGCGCGGCGACTATTTCGCGGCGCAGCATATCGCGGTGTCGTCGTTCGGCGAACCGCAATCGCTCGACGTGCTGCTCGGCAACGACGGACGCATCCGCGATATCCGGCTCACCTGCCAGCACTATTTCGCCGCGTGCCAGATCGCCGCGACCGGCGACCTGCTGGTCACGCTGCCGCACACCTATGCGCTGCGGATGGCCGCGATGCTGCCGATCGTCGTGCGGCCGCTGCCGTTGCGGCTCAAGCCGTTCCCGCTCCTCGCGTACTGGCACGAATCGCGCGACGCCGATCGCGCGCACCAGTGGGTGCGCGAACGCATCGCCGCGCTCGTGCGCAGCAGCGCCGGCGTCGCCGACGCGTAG
- a CDS encoding OsmC family protein: MSLIHAAAVLDAEAPDYVVQLQAGTHALTGDEAPREGGQDRGPAPYEFVLAGLAQCTAATLRMYMQRKSWPAARIDVRTELHADREGAQYVRRVVTLDGPLDDAQRQRLAEICEKTPVTQFIKRGTRIETTLK; this comes from the coding sequence ATGTCGCTCATCCATGCCGCCGCCGTCCTCGACGCCGAGGCGCCCGACTACGTCGTCCAGCTGCAGGCCGGCACGCACGCGCTGACCGGCGACGAAGCGCCACGCGAAGGCGGCCAGGATCGCGGGCCGGCGCCGTACGAGTTCGTGCTTGCCGGTCTCGCACAATGCACGGCCGCGACGCTGCGTATGTACATGCAGCGCAAGTCGTGGCCGGCCGCGCGCATCGACGTGCGCACCGAGCTGCATGCGGATCGCGAAGGCGCGCAATACGTGCGCCGCGTCGTGACGCTCGACGGCCCGCTCGACGACGCGCAACGCCAGCGCCTCGCGGAGATCTGCGAGAAGACGCCGGTGACGCAGTTCATCAAGCGCGGCACGCGAATCGAAACGACGTTGAAATGA
- a CDS encoding Dyp-type peroxidase — MSDVQQGILAPIDTAARYLTFTISNDGNVAAALAALREIVDGRDTVVGFGHALAAHLGHPVPGLTDYPAFAVKDRTLPATPADVWVWLRADDRGEIVLRARAIERALAPAFALQDAVDGFRYSNDRDLSGYEDGTENPTGGDAVDAAIVTGQGAGLDGSSFVAVQQWLHDFDQMERIPSGDMDNIIGRRRSDNEELDDAPEFAHVKRTAQESFEPEAFMLRRSSPWSDARRAGLYFVAFGCSFRAFDVQMRRMSGADDGIVDGLFRFTRPLTGAYFWCPPMKDGKLDLSALGL; from the coding sequence ATGAGCGACGTTCAGCAAGGCATTCTGGCTCCGATCGACACGGCGGCCCGATACCTCACTTTCACGATTTCGAATGACGGCAATGTAGCGGCGGCGCTGGCCGCGCTGCGCGAGATCGTCGACGGGCGCGACACGGTCGTCGGTTTCGGACATGCACTGGCGGCGCACCTCGGGCACCCGGTTCCGGGCCTGACCGATTACCCGGCGTTCGCGGTGAAGGACCGCACGCTGCCGGCGACGCCGGCCGACGTGTGGGTCTGGCTGCGCGCCGACGACCGCGGCGAGATCGTGCTGCGCGCGCGCGCGATCGAGCGCGCGCTGGCGCCGGCGTTCGCGCTGCAGGACGCCGTCGACGGCTTCCGCTATTCGAACGATCGCGACCTGTCCGGCTACGAGGACGGCACCGAGAACCCGACCGGCGGCGACGCGGTCGACGCGGCGATCGTGACGGGGCAGGGCGCGGGGCTCGACGGTTCGAGCTTCGTCGCGGTCCAGCAATGGCTGCACGACTTCGACCAGATGGAGCGCATTCCGTCGGGCGACATGGACAACATCATCGGGCGCCGCCGCTCGGACAACGAAGAGCTCGACGATGCGCCCGAGTTCGCGCACGTGAAGCGCACCGCGCAGGAAAGCTTCGAGCCCGAGGCGTTCATGCTGCGCCGTTCGTCGCCGTGGTCGGACGCGCGCCGCGCGGGCCTCTATTTCGTCGCGTTCGGCTGCTCGTTCCGCGCGTTCGACGTGCAGATGCGCCGGATGAGCGGCGCGGACGACGGGATCGTCGACGGCCTGTTCCGCTTCACGCGGCCGCTGACGGGCGCGTATTTCTGGTGCCCGCCGATGAAGGACGGCAAGCTGGACCTGTCCGCGCTCGGACTGTAA